Proteins from one Methanobrevibacter sp. genomic window:
- a CDS encoding amino acid ABC transporter substrate-binding protein, translating into MVLTVLLISFLMISSVSAGWFDFLGDGSSAENNETNFVVGYFVEFPPFEYTDDNGEVTGFDLDLAQEVCDRNNWTLVKHQIIDWDTKEAELDSGAIDCIWSGFTINGREDDYAWSEPYFNNSQVFVVKANSSISSFEDLKGKAIDVEMGSSALNALENNQTLKDSFGNVNEITEYDTSFMDLESGTCDAVLGDCDVMKYIINTKYDEGDYKILETPLSIEQYGVGFSKDNTELRDQVQETLNEMYEDGTIDKIAQKYKDYGVPEGVIYP; encoded by the coding sequence ATGGTTTTAACTGTCTTGCTTATTTCATTTTTGATGATAAGCTCAGTTAGTGCAGGTTGGTTTGATTTTCTAGGTGATGGTTCAAGCGCTGAAAATAATGAAACCAATTTTGTTGTCGGATATTTCGTTGAATTTCCACCATTCGAGTATACAGATGACAATGGTGAAGTGACCGGATTCGATTTGGACTTGGCTCAGGAAGTCTGTGACAGAAACAATTGGACATTGGTGAAACATCAGATAATCGATTGGGACACTAAAGAAGCGGAACTTGACTCTGGTGCTATAGACTGCATTTGGAGCGGATTTACAATCAATGGTCGTGAAGACGATTACGCTTGGAGCGAACCATATTTCAACAATTCCCAAGTATTTGTAGTGAAAGCAAATTCCAGCATTTCCTCATTTGAAGACTTGAAAGGAAAGGCTATAGATGTGGAGATGGGAAGCAGTGCCCTTAACGCTCTTGAAAACAATCAGACCTTAAAAGACAGTTTTGGAAATGTCAATGAAATAACAGAATATGATACATCATTCATGGATTTGGAATCTGGAACCTGTGATGCTGTTCTTGGCGATTGTGATGTCATGAAATACATAATCAATACAAAATATGATGAGGGAGATTATAAAATCTTGGAAACTCCATTATCCATTGAACAGTATGGTGTCGGATTCTCAAAGGACAATACTGAATTGAGAGACCAGGTCCAAGAAACCTTAAATGAAATGTATGAAGATGGAACCATTGATAAGATTGCTCAAAAATATAAAGATTATGGAGTGCCTGAAGGGGTAATCTATCCATAA
- a CDS encoding bifunctional 5,6,7,8-tetrahydromethanopterin hydro-lyase/3-hexulose-6-phosphate synthase translates to MFIGEALIGDGDELAHVDLLIGEKDGPVGNAFANGLSQLSVGHTPLLSVIRPNLMTKPATIIIPKVTVGDLEDASKIFGPAQTAVGRAVADCVEEGIIPKDKVEDWVINASVFISPAAEDYRKIYQYNYAATKLAIKRALKGYPDIDKVLYEKDRGTHAIMGFKAIKLYEPPYLQVALDLDNLEVMERIIKQLPNRERILLEAGTPLVKKFGVGVVGKIRELAPSGFIIADLKTLDVGRVEVKMAADETADAVAISGLGTIESIEKAIHECQKQGIYSILDMMNVDDFTKKLKKLNKEYLPDIVLLHRNVDLESKLRAEGKNLDDVSAWGNIKEIKKITGGLVAVAGGVTPEKAPEAFEKGADIIIAGRYIIGSGDPRRAAEDFLAQMPVDPNHMRVVMEDDEQI, encoded by the coding sequence ATGTTTATAGGAGAAGCTCTCATTGGAGACGGAGACGAATTAGCACACGTTGATTTACTTATTGGTGAAAAAGACGGTCCTGTAGGAAACGCATTTGCTAATGGATTAAGCCAATTATCTGTTGGACACACTCCATTGCTCAGTGTAATCAGACCTAACCTAATGACCAAGCCAGCTACCATCATCATCCCTAAGGTAACCGTTGGTGACTTAGAGGATGCAAGCAAGATCTTTGGACCAGCTCAAACCGCTGTAGGTAGAGCAGTAGCTGACTGTGTGGAAGAAGGAATCATCCCTAAAGACAAAGTGGAAGACTGGGTAATCAATGCAAGCGTATTCATCAGCCCAGCTGCTGAAGACTACAGAAAGATTTACCAATACAATTATGCTGCAACCAAGCTTGCAATCAAAAGAGCATTGAAAGGATACCCTGACATTGACAAGGTATTATACGAAAAAGACCGTGGAACCCACGCAATCATGGGATTCAAGGCAATCAAGCTCTACGAACCACCTTACTTGCAAGTTGCTCTTGACCTTGACAACTTGGAAGTTATGGAAAGAATCATCAAGCAACTCCCTAACAGAGAAAGAATCCTCCTTGAAGCAGGAACTCCTCTTGTTAAGAAATTCGGTGTCGGCGTAGTTGGTAAAATCAGAGAATTGGCTCCAAGCGGATTCATCATTGCTGACTTGAAGACCTTGGATGTAGGTAGGGTTGAAGTCAAGATGGCTGCGGATGAAACTGCTGATGCAGTGGCTATCTCCGGTCTCGGTACCATTGAATCCATTGAAAAGGCTATCCACGAATGTCAAAAACAAGGAATCTACTCCATCCTCGATATGATGAATGTGGATGACTTCACCAAAAAGCTCAAGAAACTCAACAAGGAGTACTTGCCTGACATCGTTCTATTGCACAGAAACGTTGACCTCGAAAGTAAGCTTAGAGCTGAAGGCAAGAACCTTGATGACGTAAGCGCATGGGGTAACATCAAAGAGATCAAGAAAATCACTGGCGGTTTAGTTGCTGTAGCTGGAGGAGTAACTCCAGAAAAAGCACCTGAAGCATTTGAAAAAGGTGCAGACATCATCATTGCAGGAAGATACATCATCGGTTCCGGTGACCCAAGAAGAGCTGCAGAAGACTTCTTGGCACAAATGCCTGTAGATCCAAACCACATGAGAGTGGTCATGGAAGATGATGAGCAAATCTAA
- a CDS encoding threonine--tRNA ligase, producing MRVLLIHSDYIKYQVKNKTPVAEEIEEAQENGAFDEALVVFSSIEKEDEENPSAIVKNLVAEVIKTNEEVNAEKIVLYPYAHLSSSLGAPKVAVQILKDAEEALKEEGLDVFRVPFGWYKAFEISCKGHPLSELSRTITADAEEEEEKEEKKPSTWLIFKDGETFDPKKYNYESKDLEKLVAYELGEGASDEGEPPHVKIMREKELCDYELASDIGNLKWYPKGRLVRDLLADYVYNFVVDLGAMPIETPIFYDLANDAIREHAAKFGERQYKTATKKDLMLRFACCFGAFRVLGGSFLTWKNLPAKVYELSTYSFRFEKRGEVVGLKRLRAFTMPDMHSFCADMPQALHEFDAQVDMCVQTGVDLDVNYEAIFRATEDFYEENKEWMEATAKRIGKPLLLEILPERKHYWSCKIDFAAIDYLGRPIENPTVQIDVESGRRFGIEYVDENENPQNPIILHCSPTGSVERVICSLLENTAKEDGISPMLPIWLSPSQVRILPIGEKHLDYANELADKIAAENIRVDVDNSDDRVGKKIRNASKEWIPYIVVIGDKEVETDNYNVTVRKTGEKLDMTADELIASVKEETEGMPFRRLPLPRNVSERINFK from the coding sequence ATGAGAGTTTTACTTATTCACTCTGATTATATAAAATATCAAGTAAAAAACAAAACTCCAGTAGCTGAAGAAATTGAGGAAGCTCAGGAAAATGGGGCTTTCGATGAAGCTTTGGTCGTTTTCTCATCCATTGAAAAAGAGGATGAGGAAAATCCAAGCGCTATCGTTAAAAATTTGGTTGCTGAAGTCATCAAAACCAACGAAGAAGTCAATGCAGAAAAAATCGTCTTGTACCCATATGCTCACCTTTCTTCATCCCTTGGTGCCCCTAAAGTGGCAGTGCAGATATTGAAGGATGCTGAAGAGGCACTTAAGGAAGAAGGATTGGATGTGTTTAGAGTTCCATTCGGCTGGTATAAGGCATTTGAAATTTCTTGTAAAGGACACCCATTGTCTGAACTTTCAAGAACCATCACTGCAGACGCTGAAGAAGAGGAAGAAAAAGAAGAGAAAAAGCCATCCACCTGGTTAATATTCAAGGACGGGGAAACCTTTGACCCTAAGAAATACAACTATGAAAGCAAGGACTTGGAAAAACTGGTTGCATACGAACTTGGAGAAGGTGCTTCCGATGAAGGGGAACCTCCACATGTAAAGATCATGAGGGAAAAGGAATTATGTGACTATGAACTTGCCTCTGACATCGGTAACCTCAAATGGTATCCGAAAGGCAGATTGGTTCGTGACTTGCTTGCAGATTACGTTTACAACTTTGTAGTTGACTTAGGCGCAATGCCTATTGAAACTCCAATCTTCTATGACCTTGCAAACGATGCAATCAGGGAACATGCGGCAAAGTTCGGTGAAAGACAATACAAGACCGCAACCAAAAAGGACTTGATGCTCAGATTTGCATGCTGTTTCGGTGCATTCAGAGTTCTTGGCGGATCTTTCCTTACCTGGAAAAACCTCCCTGCAAAGGTTTACGAATTATCCACCTACAGTTTCAGATTCGAGAAAAGAGGAGAAGTTGTAGGTCTTAAGAGACTAAGGGCATTCACCATGCCTGATATGCACAGCTTCTGTGCCGACATGCCACAAGCCCTTCATGAGTTTGACGCTCAAGTTGACATGTGTGTCCAAACCGGTGTTGACCTTGATGTTAACTACGAAGCGATCTTCAGGGCAACCGAAGACTTCTACGAAGAAAACAAGGAATGGATGGAAGCAACCGCAAAAAGAATCGGCAAGCCATTGTTACTCGAAATCTTGCCTGAAAGAAAACATTACTGGTCCTGCAAAATCGACTTTGCAGCTATCGACTACCTAGGAAGACCTATCGAAAATCCTACCGTACAGATAGATGTTGAAAGCGGTAGAAGATTCGGCATCGAATATGTTGACGAAAACGAAAATCCTCAAAACCCAATCATCTTGCACTGTTCCCCTACCGGAAGTGTGGAAAGGGTTATCTGCAGTTTGCTTGAAAACACTGCAAAAGAGGATGGAATATCCCCAATGCTTCCGATTTGGTTAAGCCCATCTCAAGTTAGAATCTTGCCAATCGGTGAAAAACACTTAGACTATGCTAACGAATTGGCTGACAAAATTGCAGCTGAAAACATTCGTGTGGATGTCGACAACAGTGATGACAGGGTAGGTAAGAAAATCAGAAACGCTTCCAAGGAATGGATACCTTACATTGTAGTGATTGGTGATAAGGAAGTTGAAACCGACAATTACAATGTAACCGTAAGAAAAACCGGTGAAAAGCTTGATATGACTGCAGATGAACTTATCGCATCTGTCAAGGAAGAAACCGAAGGAATGCCATTCAGAAGACTTCCATTGCCAAGAAACGTTTCAGAAAGAATTAATTTCAAATAA
- a CDS encoding barstar family protein, producing MTNKLLENRRLRKKLKKMIDNMNEIVLYGEEMKENPHEYIKEKLDFPDYYGENLDALYDCLCELDERIIIIKDSSELDEDLIATFKDASVENPDLKLILD from the coding sequence ATGACAAATAAACTATTGGAAAACAGACGACTTAGAAAAAAACTGAAAAAGATGATAGATAACATGAATGAAATAGTCTTGTATGGGGAAGAAATGAAGGAAAATCCCCATGAATACATAAAGGAAAAACTGGATTTCCCAGATTATTACGGTGAAAATCTTGATGCATTATATGATTGCCTTTGTGAATTGGATGAAAGGATAATCATCATCAAGGACAGCTCCGAACTTGATGAAGACCTGATAGCCACCTTCAAGGATGCATCAGTTGAAAACCCTGATTTGAAATTAATTTTAGATTAA